A window of the Falco rusticolus isolate bFalRus1 chromosome 1, bFalRus1.pri, whole genome shotgun sequence genome harbors these coding sequences:
- the KLB gene encoding beta-klotho isoform X2, which translates to MCGRRLERFVAFWTLVFTKTVTGLAGEGRPVWKKDPHFSPVSETQMFLYDTFPKEFLWGVGTGAFQVEGSWREDGKGSSIWDHFIHSELRDPDSTDGDSYTLLDKDLSALDFLGVTFYQFSISWSRLFPTGVVAAPNEKGLQYYNTLIDSLLYRNIDPMVTLYHWDLPLMLQEKYGGWKNESVIDIFNDYATFCFQTFGDRVKYWITIHNPYLIAWHGYGTGIHAPGEKGKITTVYSVGHNLIKAHAKVWHNYKKHFRPYQKGMMSIVLGSHWIEPNKSEDALDISKCQQSMERVLGWFAKPIYGDGDYPEELKNKFSFLPRFTEDEKNYIKGTADFFAFSFGPNNFKPPNTLPKMGQNLSLNLREVLNWIKLEYNSPRILIAENGWFTDSHVKTDDTTAIYMMKNFINKVLQAIKHDNIDVFGYTAWSLLDGFEWQHAYNIRRGLFYVDFNSEKKERIPKSSALYYKQIIRENGFFPRESTPGLQAQFSCDFSWGITESVLKAESVASSPQFCDSSLYLWNVTGDGLLHKVKGVKLRTRPAQCTDFVSIKRQLDLLEKMKVTHYRFALDWSLILPNGDLSVVNRQVLRYYRCVVSEVLKLNVQSMVTLYYPTHAYLGLPGPLLQTGGWLNQSTAYAFQDYAALCFQELGDLVKLWITINEPNQLSNVYNRSSNDTYRAAHNLLIAHAMAWRIYDEQYRSFQYGKVSLSLHSDWAEPANPYFESHSKAASRFLQFEIGWFANPIFKTGDYPAMMREYINFKNRKGLSYSSLPSFTREEKQLVKGAADFYALNHFTTRFVIHEPQNGSQYEFDRDIQFLQDITCLSSPSRLAVVPWGVRKVLRWIKKTYGDIDIYITANGIDDQSLDNDELRNYYLGKYVQEILKD; encoded by the exons ATGTGTGGCCGACGACTGGAGAGGTTCGTTGCTTTTTGGACATTAGTTTTCACAAAGACAGTTACAGGGCTTGCTGGAGAGGGAAGACCTGTGTGGAAAAAGGACCCACACTTCAGCCCTGTGAGTGaaacacagatgtttttgtATGACACTTTCCCCAAAGAGTTTCTCTGGGGTGTAGGGACAGGGGCTTTCCAGGTggaaggcagctggagggaggatGGGAAAGGCTCCTCCATCTGGGACCACTTCATCCACTCGGAGCTCAGGGATCCTGACAGCACAGACGGTGACAGTTACACTTTGTTGGACAAAGATTTGTCTGCTCTGGATTTTTTGGGAGTTACTTTTTACCAGTTTTCAATTTCATGGTCAAGGCTTTTTCCCACTGGAGTGGTAGCAGCTCCCAATGAAAAAGGACTCCAGTATTATAACACCCTTATTGACTCTCTGCTCTACAGAAATATTGACCCCATGGTTACGCTGTACCACTGGGACCTGCCCTTGatgctgcaagaaaaatacGGGGGATGGAAAAATGAGTCAGTAATTGATATCTTCAATGACTATGCCACCTTTTGCTTCCAGACCTTTGGGGATCGTGTTAAGTATTGGATTACAATCCACAATCCATATTTAATTGCTTGGCATGGGTATGGCACAGGTATTCATGCTcctggggagaaagggaaaataacaaCCGTCTACTCTGTAGGACACAATTTGATCAAG GCTCACGCAAAAGTTTGGCATAACTACAAAAAACACTTTCGACCATATCAGAAGGGGATGATGTCCATAGTATTGGGATCCCACTGGATTGAACCTAACAAATCGGAAGATGCTTTGGACATTTCTAAATGTCAGCAGTCTATGGAGAGAGTACTCGGATGGTTTGCTAAACCCATATATGGGGACGGTGATTAtccagaagaactgaaaaataaattctcatttttgCCACGGTTTACTGAGGATGAAAAAAACTACATAAAGGGAACAGCTGacttctttgcattttcctttggtCCTAATAACTTTAAACCTCCAAACACTCTACCAAAAATGGGACAAAATTTGTCACTCAATTTGAGGGAAGTACTGAACTGGATTAAACTGGAGTACAACAGTCCTCGAATCTTGATTGCAGAGAATGGCTGGTTCACTGACAGCCATGTGAAAACAGATGACACCACAGCCATCTACATGATGAAAAACTTCATTAATAAGGTTTTACAAG CTATTAAACATGACAACATAGACGTGTTCGGTTACACGGCCTGGTCACTCCTTGATGGCTTTGAATGGCAACATGCTTACAACATCAGGCGTGGATTGTTTTATGTAGATTTCAATAGcgaaaaaaaggaaaggattcCCAAATCATCTGCACTTTATTATAAACAAATCATACgagaaaatggctttttcccAAGGGAGTCTACCCCAGGCTTGCAAGCTCAGTTCTCCTGTGACTTCTCCTGGGGTATCACCGAGTCTGTTCTCAAG GCAGAATCTGTGGCTTCCTCACCGCAGTTCTGTGATTCCAGCCTGTACCTCTGGAATGTCACAGGAGATGGGCTCCTGCACAAAGTTAAAGGGGTGAAGCTAAGAACCCGACCAGCACAGTGCACGGATTTTGTCAGTATTAAAAGGCAACTTGACctcctggaaaaaatgaaagtcaCCCATTACAGATTTGCACTTGACTGGTCACTAATTTTACCCAATGGAGATTTGTCCGTGGTCAACAGGCAAGTTCTTAGGTATTACAGATGTGTGGTCAGTGAAGTGCTGAAACTCAATGTCCAGTCCATGGTCACCTTATATTATCCAACTCATGCCTACCTGGGCCTACCAGGACCTTTGCTGCAGACAGGAGGATGGTTGAACCAGTCTACTGCCTATGCTTTTCAAGACTATGCAGCTTTATGTTTTCAGGAACTTGGCGATTTGGTCAAACTTTGGATTACAATAAATGAGCCTAACCAGCTAAGCAATGTCTACAATAGGAGCAGCAATGATACATATCGGGCAGCACACAATTTATTAATAGCACACGCCATGGCCTGGAGAATATATGATGAGCAGTACCGGTCCTTTCAGTATGgcaaggtgtccctgtccctgcatTCAGACTGGGCTGAGCCTGCCAACCCCTACTTTGAATCTCATTCAAAAGCTGCCAGCAGGTTTCTTCAGTTTGAAATAGGCTGGTTTGCCAATCCCATATTTAAGACTGGGGACTATCCAGCTATGATGAGGGAATACatcaactttaaaaacagaaaaggcctcTCATACTCTTCTTTGCCATCTTTcacaagagaggaaaagcagcttgtcAAAGGTGCAGCTGACTTTTATGCGCTGAATCATTTCACCACCAGATTTGTGATTCATGAACCTCAGAATGGGAGCCAGTATGAATTTGATCGTGACATTCAGTTTCTGCAGGACATCACGTGCCTGAGCTCCCCTTCTCGTTTGGCAGTGGTGCCCTGGGGAGTGCGCAAAGTTCTCAggtggattaaaaaaacctatgGTGACATCGATATTTACATCACAGCAAATGGAATAGATGACCAGTCCTTAGACAACGATGAACTTCGAAATTATTACCTGGGAAAATACGTAcaagagattttaaaag